A region of the Salmo trutta chromosome 40, fSalTru1.1, whole genome shotgun sequence genome:
TTCTCTGTTGCCAGGGCCTTATTGAGTCTGGGACATCCAATGGCCTGCCTCCCTCCAAGGGAAGCTGCAAGCTGGTCCAGGAGGAGGAACCCTCCCCTCTACTGTGGAAGAAAGAGCTTCTGGATGCACTGTCGCCCTCTGGCGTAACTGTCGCCCTCTGGCGTAACTGTAGGCGTGCGTGCGTAACTGTCGCCCTCTGGCGTAACTGTCGCCCTCTGGCATGCGTGCGTAACTGTCGCCCTCTGACGTAACTGTCGCCCTCTGACGTAACTGTCGCCCTCTGACGTAACTGTCGCCCTCTGGCGTGCATGCGTAACTGTCGCCCTCTGACGTAACTGTCGCCCTCTGACGTAACTGTCGCCCTCTGACGTAACTGTCGCCCTCTGGCGTGCGTGCGTAACTGTCGCCCTCTGACGTAACTGTCGCCCTCTGGCGTGCATGCGTAACTGTCGCCCTCTGGCGTAACTGTCGCCCTCTGGCGTGCATGCGTAACTGTCGCCCTCTGGCGTAACTGTCGCCCTCTGACGTAACTGTCGCCCTCTGACGTAACTGTCGCCCTCTGACGTAACTGTCGCCCTCTGACGTAACTGTCGCCCTCTGACGTAACTGTCGCCCTGTGACGTAACTGTCGCCCTCTGACGTAACTGTCGCCCTCTGGCGTGTGTGCGTAACTGTCGCCCTCTGACGTAACTGTCGCCCTCTGGCGTAACTGTCGCCCTCTGGCGTAACTGTCGCCCTCTGGCGTGCGTAACTGTCGCCCTCTGGCGTGCGTAACTGTCGCCCTCTGGCGTAACTGTCGCCCTCTGGCGTAACTGTCGCCCCCTGGCGTGCGTGCGTAACTGTCGCCCCCTGGCGTGCGTGCGTAACTGTCGCCCTCTGGTCTGGTGTATGTACGGTGTTCAACCACACATCCACAACAATGCCCTGTCCCCATGGGCTCCTAACACTGGTGATGTGTGTGTTAGGCATGGTATGTCTCCACACTCATGTTAAAGATACAGACAGGGCATGGAACACACAGTTAATATGTTGAAGGTTGCACTAAGCTCTGGGTTTGGGTGTTGCAGATGATATGTAGTTGCTTGTCATCGATCTTGGTGAAAGTTGGTGATTGGGTTGGTTGCTATTGTCTTTGTTTTCTTTCCATGTGTCGTTGGTTCAGTATGTGGTTTATGACACTGGTGAGGTGGTGAACATGTGGCTGAGTTCCAGTGGTGGTGGGTTGTGTTGAAATCACTGTTCATTCATTCAGCCCAAATAAAGTCTTCCTACTGGATATGCTGGTGTAAGCAGACAAGGTGAAGAAGCCCTGACTTGACACTCGTCTACAGGCATATGGCAGCCATTCTCCCTATCTgcacccctcttctctcccctctttaATAACCCTGTAGTGGCCAGGTCACCTCTCCACACCCCCACCTGTCTCAGAGGATCCCTGAGGGTGGTCGGCGACACACCCCTAGAGTGGGGAACCGTGGTGGAGTGTGTATGTTCTATGTGTGTTATTGGGGGGGGCCGGGCCTCTTGTCTTCTAAACCAGGCTGTCTCTCTGTAAACCATTCAGGCCAGCCCAGCGGAGGAGTCCCAACTGCAAGGCGTGGGGGCCTCCAGCTGTCTGGGACTGAGTAAACCGGAGGTAAACCTGACCCACCAACCCCCAAACATACCCCACTGCCTGCCTTCCCCTCCACCTCATAGGGGACCCCACTGACTGACAAACATACtaaccacccccacccccacctccatCTGCTCTCCACTGACCGGCCCTGTGGCAGACCCCAGTGTGTCTCTGCTGCTGGGGGTGGTAAAACTAGTCTGTTGGGGTCAGCCGTGGTGTTATAAACCACACCCTGAATGGTTTGGTAAGGGCTAATGTTACGTTTCCACCTCCCAGATCCAGTTAGTTTGGTCTCTCACATCAACAGGGTTTTTACTTGTTCTATCTCCATTGTTTTTTCCTCCACTGGAAGGGGAAATGGTGGTCCTTTTTCTGTCATTCTGCACCGCCGCTGTTTTTTTCTctgccagctagccagccagactGCCTCTTGCCTGTCCTGTGTTGCAATACGTGTCCCTCCCCCTCTAGGCCCAGTGGGGCAGGAGACTAGGCCACGTGGACTAACGCTTAccactctgtcttcctctcctctacagaCCCGTgaagagaggaagatggaggCCATCCTGCAGGCCTTTGCCCGcatggagaagagggagaagaggcggGAGCAGGCCCTGGAGAAGATCGGCACCAAGTCAGAGGGGGGCATCAAGGAGGAGCCCCCTGCCACCCCCGAGGCCGACATGCAGTCTCCTGGTATCATGACGGTAAGTGATAGTTGACTCAACATGTTCTTTATGCCTGCACTCTCTCTGACACATTGGTTCCACCAGGTCGTTAGTATAAAAGAGGATGTTGTCAATAATCTGAAGGGTTAGCTGAAGGTGACTATAAACCCATCCAAAACTATGCTACTGTActatcctaaccctgtctctcccagccCCTGCTAGAGGTGAAGGAGGAGCCGGGTCTCAACAAGCCCACGCCGGCCAAGCTGCGAGGCAGCAAGCAGAGGAAGAGCTTCTCGCGGAGCCGCACCCACATCGGGCAGCAGCGGCGGCGAGCGCGCACCATCAGCACCTGCTCTGACATACCTCCCGGCTCGCCCGGGGAACTCCTGGACCCCCTGGCCAATGACAGCCCAGACGTAGAGGCTTCCAGGGACCCTGAACCAGAGGCCCTCTCCTCCCATGCCCCCGACACCAGCCCCCCTTACAGTGGCTCCCCGGCCCCTGACAGAAACCGCTCCGGGCAGAAGTACCCCAAAACTAAAAAGGTACCATAGCCACTGCTCAGTGCTCACCCCTAAACACCACTAGTCACTATTCTATTTAGACTAATAGGAATGTTCTATTCCTTCTAGTGAAATGTTACTCAATACTTTAGTCAAATGCAGTGTGCTTGTGATTaagctctctctctttgtttctctacAGCACTTAGTGAGTGAGTGGTGCGTCGACAAGCAGGAGCGGTCATTGCGGACCCCAGAGCCGGTCCCGGAGAGGCCCCTGAGGATCAGCAGCGACCCGGAGGTGCTGGCCACCCAGCTCAACGCCCTGCCCGGCATGGGCCCCAGCCCGCATGTCTACAGCACGCCCAAACACTACGTCCGCTTCTCCTCACCCTTCCTGGCCAACCGCAGCCCCACCACCCCTGGGGTGCCCACCGGACGCCGGCGTTCCCGCGAGCTGCCCGACACGCCGCCCACCTCAGGCTCCTGCAAGAAGGTATGTTGTTCACCAGCTCACAGGGGAATGGAGAGAGTGTTAACTGTCAGGTATAGCTGCAGGGCAGAGGGACAGACTGACGGGGTTAACCGGCAGAGGGACAGACTGACGGGGTTAACCGGCAGAGGGACAGACTGACGGGGTTAACTGGCAGATGGACAGTATTATTGTCAGTAACAGAGACTTAGGTTTTCTAAGATGTAGCTGCCTTGGAGATCAGTGAATGTGATTTATATTTGTGGTTGACATGTCTGTGTCTTCTCCCCACAGCGCTGGCTGAAGCAGGCTCTAGAGGAGGAgaccaccacccctccacccagcAGCGGCCGGCCCACCCTAGTCATGCCCAGCGAGGGCCCTCTCAGCCCCCCTATCAACGGGGACTCTGACAGCCCCCTCCCCTACAACGGCAGCTGCACCTTGCCAGGTGAGGACTCTGGTGAGGACTCAGGAATGTGTTTCTCATCACTTAGAAGGAACATAAGTCTTGTATGCAAGACTTGTCTGTTTTTTTTGCATGTGAGtaacccttcctctctctctttgtgtgtgtgtgtgtgtgatagagttGCCCACTCCTCTGAAGAAGCGGCGCCTGGGTCTGTGTCCGCTGGATGCCTGCATGTCAGAGAGCTCCACCCCCTACGGCTCTCCCTGCGCCACGCCAACCCGGACCGACCTATCAGAGATGCCGGGTACACCCCTGCTGCTGGCCACGCCACCCAGCATCACCCGTACGGAGGAGCCGAGCCCCGAGCCTCTACCtagcacccccacacacacactcagtgccCCGCAGGAAGtaagacacacactctcacctacaaacacacacacacactcatagaggGAAGTGAACGATGTGTTAATATCTCTGTTCCTGTGTCCACAGAGCGAGTCTTCCCTGGACAGCTCACCAGAGGGCAGTCGCAGACCCAGCCCCCAAGAGGCTGAGTGGCCACCTTCgctgctctcctccccctgtGTAGCAGTCAGGGCTCCCAGTCTGGATGCGTTGCCCCCCCACGAGGCCAAGACCAGCGCCCCCTTGAGCCCCCAGCCCCCCACCGCCGAGTCCCAGGactgtgggggagaggaggggccaGAGACGGAGGCCGAGGGCAGCAGCGAGGCCCCCTCTTCCTCCACAGATCCagcctcttcctccctcctccccccctggATGAAGAGTCCAGAGAGAGTGGGTCTGTCAGGGCCAGGGGGTCTGTCCTTCTCCCCCATCAACTCTAACCTGAGGGACCTTACCCCCTCACACACCCTGGAGCCCATCTTGGCCTTCAGGCCTGAGGCGGTGGCTGTGGCTGGGGCTGGTGTTGTGACAGTACCAGTACCCTTGGCAGCAGGACCCTTCACAGAGGCTGCAGGGTCTCTCTTCTACCCTTGCCCTGAGGAGGGGGGAACCCTGGCCTTCTCTCGTTCACTAAGTGGAGACAGCACCGGAGAGGGAGGGTCAGGACAGAATCCCCCACAGAAGAAAAAGGTGAGTTGTTATATTCTCTATTCAGCTTGCCCATTCAAGCTGTGTTACGGTTGCTGGACTGataaaggtatttctgttttcgtGTGATGTCATGTGTTTTCCCAGGTATCTTTGCTGGAGTACAGGAAACGTCAGCGCGAGGCGCGGCGCAGCGGCTCCAAAATGGAATGCGGCTCgcctgtatctacaacacctacCCTGGTGGAGATGTTCCCTCTGCCCTTGGAGACCACCCAAGAGCCTCCACCCCTGACTCCTGCTCCGGCCCAAGCTCCAGTGGCCCCTGCTGCAGTGGCCCCCACCCCACCTGAGTCAAATACCCCCCAGCCCAGCGAGGACACAGAGCCCCCCgtcgagggggagagagaggggggagagggacagTGGACCTCGTCCACCTCGGTGGAGCAGGCAAGAGAGCGTGGCTACCACAGAGCCCTGTCGCTTAGTGACCACAGCAAGGacaaaggtacacacacacacacacaccacttggaCATAACTTCTTTACTGATGGTAGTTTAATTGTAATAATGTGCGCTTGTTACAGATGGAGAGACCGAGGGCAGTGAGGCCCCAGTCAGAGATTGTTCATCTCCTAGCCTGCAGAGGACCCCAACCCACACGGTAAGAAACATTCTGCTTTCTGGCTCAAACAGTAGTGTGAAGTACATGCTGCTGCCAAACACACAGCCATCACACAGCTTATAGTGTAGACCAGGGGTCAGTAAAGTTTGGATTTTAGTTTTTGGTCTGTAAAATTCTgcaaaaaatgtgtttaattcAGGAAATCTGTTCTCAAGTATTCCCACAAAGAATAAGAGACGTGATGGTGTCTGTGTAATCAAGGTATAACatgattgttattttcaaatacaatctctttttgtAGTCAGTTTGCAGTGTGCCCCCCGACCATTCGTTCCAACAAAGATCCTCCCGCGGCTGAATGtagttgcctacccctgatgTAGGCTGTTATTGTTCATGACTTACCCGTTCCCtcgctcagtctctctctcctccctagcCGTGTTCTCCTGGTCCCAGCAGCCCGTCCCAGCCTGGCAGTCGcccagtgaaggaggaggagagtgacaGCCGGCCTCGGACCCCCTCCCAGGCCGCCCCACAGCAGCCCAGCAAGCCTGCCGTACCCAAGACAACCCACCTGACCCCCACCAAGCTGCACCCTgctgcccccctccctcctccactccccccAGGCCCAGGGCTCCCCTTACCGCAGCCAGAGGGCCTTCCTCTTTGCTCCTCCTCAGTCCCAGCCACAGGCTCAACCAGGGCTGCCCCCCTTTTCCCAGTACAGCCCACAGTCCGCTCcgcctccccctcctccaccagcACCTCCAGCCTCAGCGGCCTACTTCCCCAGCCAGTCAGCCCCCGCCGTGGGATCCTTCCCTGGGTTCAAGCCTGCCGTGACGTCCCCATTCCCCCCTGGAGCCCAGCCCCTCCTGCAGACTCTTCCTCCCCACGCCCTGCACTACCAGAGCTCTaccactccccctccccctcccccaccacaaCACCCTGGGCCCGGCCCAGCCCTGCTGCACGTTAACCTGCAGCCTCCTCCTGTCCAGCAGCACCAGCTCCTTCTGACCACAGCCCCCcagtcctccccccccccccccccccccccctcccccacagaGCCAGACCCACCAGCTGCAGCAGCCCAGTGCCAGCACCCTCCTGTCACTCAACCATGGCCTGCCTcttcctccacccccaccccctcctcctgcctcctccacCGGTGTCCCCATGCAAGTGCAGGCCCCTCACCACTTTCAGAACTTGGGGGGCTTTCCAACCCCGCTGATGCACACAGGCGGCACAGCTAACCCCTCTGTGCCCCCCTCCACCTACCCCCCGCCCCACCAGCAGACTGGactgccccccccctcctccccctccccagcAGCAGACTCAGCCGGCCCTGGCCGTGCCCACCGCCACTCAGATGCCCAGCGGAACACGTGGGGCCCCTGCGTCCCCCGCCCCCTTTCACAACGCTGGGTACCTGGGCACAGGGTGGCACTGACCGCCTCCCCCTTGACCCTGCCAGCCCCTGTGAACTCACTCTGAGAGGAGCTTgacgacagaccgacagacagaggaACACAACAAGCAACAAAAGCTGTAAATATTTTCTATGTACCTGAACACACGGCCAATGGAAAAACAGGAGAACGTGGGATAAAGGGGTGCTTTTTAAAGGACAAACTGAAAACAAGGACTGTGAAACAATCTTATTAAGAGACTTTGTGTTTGAAATGAAGATGGACGATTCCCCCGGTGCTCATCCCACTCTCTCCGACGTCCCTCCCTCCGTTTTCTTTTCAATTTCCCTCCTGTGGCGGAGAGAGTGCctgaccgtctgtctgtctgttttggaCTTCTATTGTAAGGTCCCGCACTTTCTGTATCAATGTACATTCCAGCCTCCACCCCCCTTTGTCAGTTAGTCCGCCTTTCACTTCTTCCTCTCTTTGTCTATTGTCTGCTCTTCTACACCGTTTATTTGTTTTATCTAGTGGCTCATTATAGCAAACAGAAAGCTTTTTGTATAGAGAAAAATTACAGAGTTATTTTTATTCCTCTGTGTAACAAATATCTGTGCACCGCTGCAGTGATTCAGAAAATACTCTTCTGGGAGACCGCTTCACTGCCCcaggaggctgtgtgtgtgtgtgtgtgtgtgtgtgtgtgtgtgtgtgtgtgtgtgtgtgtgtgtgtgtgtgtgtgtgtgtgtgtggactgtatgtgtgtgctgtgtgtcagTGGGAGAAAGGGGAGTGATAGCGTGAAACGAGTGCAGTAGTCTTCTGAGGTAGCCAGAGTGAGGTCTCATCCGTAGGTAGGACGTTAGCGGTTTATTTTTCAATATCAATGGTTATTTGTAGAAATTGTAATTTAATGTATAGGTGGTTACTCCAGCTTTCTCCGGAAACAGGTTGTATATATTTGCTTCTTTTCTTTCCTATGCTTGTACAATTGGCTCCCATCCCATTTTGGAATCTGGTTGTAAATACGAGCGCTCTTCTTGGCAAAGATGAATGTTTCTGTGACAATAGcactttttatttagtttttccTCTCTGGACTATTCAGTGTAGTCTTTtttattatttgtgtgtgtgtgtgagtatgtttgTGCAGAGGAGAGAGACTCAAACACTGCACTGGTTGGCTATTTTCATGGTTCATTATAATAAATCACTGTAATGACAGTTTTATACCACTGGTGGTGTTGGGTCTGTCTGTATGTTCTGtctgtatggtctgtctgtctgtatgttctgtctgtctgggagaaGGAAGGCTGACATGTTGGCATCACTTTCAAACGGTTTAACGGATGCCTCCTACCTGACGTGGTCCTTgttatccgggatccttgggacgtccctacttCATTGAAGTTACCGTTGAAAATGGCCAAGGAAAGGGTTAGGTAAGGattatggttaagtttagggtaagGATGTCCCAAGGAACCCCGGGTAGCACTAACCTACCTGACAAGCCACCAGCAAGCTGCCTGTCGCCTCCAAATAAAACACCTGTGAAAAACAACTTCACCATATCATGGAACCGTAGAGACCTGAACCATCTTCAGCATGTCCCCTGAGAATTCCTTTACAGAGTGAATTACCTTTCAGGTTTAAGGAACATGTACCATCATGCCAGCAACAGATATGCCCATTAATGAATATTTCTTTAGTGGTTGCCTCCCATCTTACTTATCACAACAGATTGTAGACAGTAACATCAGGAGAGCAATAGTAACTGCATCTAATGAGTGCCTGCCTCTCTTCCTGACAGGGGTGCATGTTGGGTAGTGGTAGTTCATCATTGGTAAGCAGATGGTGCGACATCTCTTTTTGATCTGGGATGCTGTGTGCATATCAATGCGGACACTCCGGTCTTGATGAACATCAATGATTAAACAGGCTCTTCATGGTTACAAGTGCTCTCCTGTCCCCGTTATGCATGACTAACCAGCACAAATGAGCTTCACAACAACACACCACTCGTGGCTTTGGAGTGTTTCTCCCATGTTCACAAGGAGACAATCCACAGTTCAGGGACATGTGGTCTAGAGAGGACATGTGGTCtagagaggacatgagaggacaTGTGGTCTAGAGAGGACATGTGGTCTAGAGAGGACATGTTTGATGAGAAGTCTGCAGTTCAATGCCTGGCCCAGTTCGTTTTGCATGGTCCGGTGCCCCGGGTGGGTGGAGTTTGCATATTTTAGATCATTCCATCGGTCCTTAAGTGAATTCTCCGCCCACCCggggcaccgggccatgcaaaacgaaaTGGTCCAATCAGAATAGGGCTATAAGGGTTGGGCAAGTGAGTGCTCTTGGGTTGTGTATAGTTAATTGTTCCAGGAAGATAAAGTGCATTTTCAAAGTCATTTCTCTGAAGTGAAGCTAAAATACAGTAAATTGTGCATGAGACCAAACTCCCCAGCTCTTTCGAAAACTGTCTCCTATTTCTTTGGACCTCTTTTAACCGCACTAACAGAAAGAACAACACAAATCTTATCCACAAACACATGCAGGTGAGTTTGTGCTACAGTAGGCCAACGTTAACTATCAAGAGCTGACTGATTCCAGGAAATGTTTTATGGTTTTACCTTGGTCTCTGTCTAGATATGGCGTCTTCCAGCAGTGTCCTTGCTGAAGAGCAGTTCCTGTGCT
Encoded here:
- the LOC115180212 gene encoding inactive histone-lysine N-methyltransferase 2E isoform X6, with protein sequence MSIVIPVGVDTADTSYLEMAAGSDRPESVEASPVVVEKSSYPHQIYSISSHHSHSYIGLPYADHNYGARPPPTPPASPPPSMLIRPGEGLFVPGGLQDEASRGTTLSTSEDGSYGADITRCICGFTHDDGYMICCDKCSVWQHIDCMGIDRQHIPETYLCERCQPRILDRDRAIVLQTRKRENMSDGDTSATESGDEVPLELYTAFQHTPTSITLTTGRLAGNKQADKKRKRSGDKEPVASSARAKKAFREGSRKSSRVKGGAPEMEPGEHPSLWENKMKAWMEAYEDAGSNQYSEDVQILLRVKEAGDGKTLAYNTHTATFKPPVESQVQKNKKILKAVRDLAPDSLIIEYRGKFMLRQQFEANGCFFKRPYPFVLFYSKFDGLEMCVDARSFGNEARFIRRSCTPNSEVRHVIEDGMLHLYIYSLRSISKGTEITIGFDYDYGCCKYKVDCACVRGNPECPVLKHNLEPTENLEASSRRRGRKDKEPMMQRGDHLDLGQNQNMTLDCDGRAKGLGADGKQRKLSPLRLSISNNQDPTELEGVEDQPDHSVNSEVEMESEETIAERKRKMASPAEESQLQGVGASSCLGLSKPETREERKMEAILQAFARMEKREKRREQALEKIGTKSEGGIKEEPPATPEADMQSPGIMTPLLEVKEEPGLNKPTPAKLRGSKQRKSFSRSRTHIGQQRRRARTISTCSDIPPGSPGELLDPLANDSPDVEASRDPEPEALSSHAPDTSPPYSGSPAPDRNRSGQKYPKTKKHLVSEWCVDKQERSLRTPEPVPERPLRISSDPEVLATQLNALPGMGPSPHVYSTPKHYVRFSSPFLANRSPTTPGVPTGRRRSRELPDTPPTSGSCKKRWLKQALEEETTTPPPSSGRPTLVMPSEGPLSPPINGDSDSPLPYNGSCTLPGEDSELPTPLKKRRLGLCPLDACMSESSTPYGSPCATPTRTDLSEMPGTPLLLATPPSITRTEEPSPEPLPSTPTHTLSAPQESESSLDSSPEGSRRPSPQEAEWPPSLLSSPCVAVRAPSLDALPPHEAKTSAPLSPQPPTAESQDCGGEEGPETEAEGSSEAPSSSTDPASSSLLPPWMKSPERVGLSGPGGLSFSPINSNLRDLTPSHTLEPILAFRPEAVAVAGAGVVTVPVPLAAGPFTEAAGSLFYPCPEEGGTLAFSRSLSGDSTGEGGSGQNPPQKKKVSLLEYRKRQREARRSGSKMECGSPVSTTPTLVEMFPLPLETTQEPPPLTPAPAQAPVAPAAVAPTPPESNTPQPSEDTEPPVEGEREGGEGQWTSSTSVEQARERGYHRALSLSDHSKDKDGETEGSEAPVRDCSSPSLQRTPTHTPCSPGPSSPSQPGSRPVKEEESDSRPRTPSQAAPQQPSKPAVPKTTHLTPTKLHPAAPLPPPLPPGPGLPLPQPEGLPLCSSSVPATGSTRAAPLFPVQPTVRSASPSSTSTSSLSGLLPQPVSPRRGILPWVQACRDVPIPPWSPAPPADSSSPRPALPELYHSPSPSPTTTPWARPSPAAR
- the LOC115180212 gene encoding inactive histone-lysine N-methyltransferase 2E isoform X2 produces the protein MSIVIPVGVDTADTSYLEMAAGSEPESVEASPVVVEKSSYPHQIYSISSHHSHSYIGLPYADHNYGARPPPTPPASPPPSMLIRPGEGLFVPGGLQDEASRGTTLSTSEDGSYGADITRCICGFTHDDGYMICCDKCSVWQHIDCMGIDRQHIPETYLCERCQPRILDRDRAIVLQTRKRENMSGEWRDGIPVCISADGDTSATESGDEVPLELYTAFQHTPTSITLTTGRLAGNKQADKKRKRSGDKEPVASSARAKKAFREGSRKSSRVKGGAPEMEPGEHPSLWENKMKAWMEAYEDAGSNQYSEDVQILLRVKEAGDGKTLAYNTHTATFKPPVESQVQKNKKILKAVRDLAPDSLIIEYRGKFMLRQQFEANGCFFKRPYPFVLFYSKFDGLEMCVDARSFGNEARFIRRSCTPNSEVRHVIEDGMLHLYIYSLRSISKGTEITIGFDYDYGCCKYKVDCACVRGNPECPVLKHNLEPTENLEASSRRRGRKDKEPMMQRGDHLDLGQNQNMTLDCDGRAKGLGADGKQRKLSPLRLSISNNQDPTELEGVEDQPDHSVNSEVEMESEETIAERKRKMASPAEESQLQGVGASSCLGLSKPETREERKMEAILQAFARMEKREKRREQALEKIGTKSEGGIKEEPPATPEADMQSPGIMTPLLEVKEEPGLNKPTPAKLRGSKQRKSFSRSRTHIGQQRRRARTISTCSDIPPGSPGELLDPLANDSPDVEASRDPEPEALSSHAPDTSPPYSGSPAPDRNRSGQKYPKTKKHLVSEWCVDKQERSLRTPEPVPERPLRISSDPEVLATQLNALPGMGPSPHVYSTPKHYVRFSSPFLANRSPTTPGVPTGRRRSRELPDTPPTSGSCKKRWLKQALEEETTTPPPSSGRPTLVMPSEGPLSPPINGDSDSPLPYNGSCTLPGEDSELPTPLKKRRLGLCPLDACMSESSTPYGSPCATPTRTDLSEMPGTPLLLATPPSITRTEEPSPEPLPSTPTHTLSAPQESESSLDSSPEGSRRPSPQEAEWPPSLLSSPCVAVRAPSLDALPPHEAKTSAPLSPQPPTAESQDCGGEEGPETEAEGSSEAPSSSTDPASSSLLPPWMKSPERVGLSGPGGLSFSPINSNLRDLTPSHTLEPILAFRPEAVAVAGAGVVTVPVPLAAGPFTEAAGSLFYPCPEEGGTLAFSRSLSGDSTGEGGSGQNPPQKKKVSLLEYRKRQREARRSGSKMECGSPVSTTPTLVEMFPLPLETTQEPPPLTPAPAQAPVAPAAVAPTPPESNTPQPSEDTEPPVEGEREGGEGQWTSSTSVEQARERGYHRALSLSDHSKDKDGETEGSEAPVRDCSSPSLQRTPTHTPCSPGPSSPSQPGSRPVKEEESDSRPRTPSQAAPQQPSKPAVPKTTHLTPTKLHPAAPLPPPLPPGPGLPLPQPEGLPLCSSSVPATGSTRAAPLFPVQPTVRSASPSSTSTSSLSGLLPQPVSPRRGILPWVQACRDVPIPPWSPAPPADSSSPRPALPELYHSPSPSPTTTPWARPSPAAR
- the LOC115180212 gene encoding inactive histone-lysine N-methyltransferase 2E isoform X10 produces the protein MLIRPGEGLFVPGGLQDEASRGTTLSTSEDGSYGADITRCICGFTHDDGYMICCDKCSVWQHIDCMGIDRQHIPETYLCERCQPRILDRDRAIVLQTRKRENMSGEWRDGIPVCISADGDTSATESGDEVPLELYTAFQHTPTSITLTTGRLAGNKQADKKRKRSGDKEPVASSARAKKAFREGSRKSSRVKGGAPEMEPGEHPSLWENKMKAWMEAYEDAGSNQYSEDVQILLRVKEAGDGKTLAYNTHTATFKPPVESQVQKNKKILKAVRDLAPDSLIIEYRGKFMLRQQFEANGCFFKRPYPFVLFYSKFDGLEMCVDARSFGNEARFIRRSCTPNSEVRHVIEDGMLHLYIYSLRSISKGTEITIGFDYDYGCCKYKVDCACVRGNPECPVLKHNLEPTENLEASSRRRGRKDKEPMMQRGDHLDLGQNQNMTLDCDGRAKGLGADGKQRKLSPLRLSISNNQDPTELEGVEDQPDHSVNSEVEMESEETIAERKRKMASPAEESQLQGVGASSCLGLSKPETREERKMEAILQAFARMEKREKRREQALEKIGTKSEGGIKEEPPATPEADMQSPGIMTPLLEVKEEPGLNKPTPAKLRGSKQRKSFSRSRTHIGQQRRRARTISTCSDIPPGSPGELLDPLANDSPDVEASRDPEPEALSSHAPDTSPPYSGSPAPDRNRSGQKYPKTKKHLVSEWCVDKQERSLRTPEPVPERPLRISSDPEVLATQLNALPGMGPSPHVYSTPKHYVRFSSPFLANRSPTTPGVPTGRRRSRELPDTPPTSGSCKKRWLKQALEEETTTPPPSSGRPTLVMPSEGPLSPPINGDSDSPLPYNGSCTLPGEDSELPTPLKKRRLGLCPLDACMSESSTPYGSPCATPTRTDLSEMPGTPLLLATPPSITRTEEPSPEPLPSTPTHTLSAPQESESSLDSSPEGSRRPSPQEAEWPPSLLSSPCVAVRAPSLDALPPHEAKTSAPLSPQPPTAESQDCGGEEGPETEAEGSSEAPSSSTDPASSSLLPPWMKSPERVGLSGPGGLSFSPINSNLRDLTPSHTLEPILAFRPEAVAVAGAGVVTVPVPLAAGPFTEAAGSLFYPCPEEGGTLAFSRSLSGDSTGEGGSGQNPPQKKKVSLLEYRKRQREARRSGSKMECGSPVSTTPTLVEMFPLPLETTQEPPPLTPAPAQAPVAPAAVAPTPPESNTPQPSEDTEPPVEGEREGGEGQWTSSTSVEQARERGYHRALSLSDHSKDKDGETEGSEAPVRDCSSPSLQRTPTHTPCSPGPSSPSQPGSRPVKEEESDSRPRTPSQAAPQQPSKPAVPKTTHLTPTKLHPAAPLPPPLPPGPGLPLPQPEGLPLCSSSVPATGSTRAAPLFPVQPTVRSASPSSTSTSSLSGLLPQPVSPRRGILPWVQACRDVPIPPWSPAPPADSSSPRPALPELYHSPSPSPTTTPWARPSPAAR